From Geomonas agri, one genomic window encodes:
- a CDS encoding sigma-54-dependent transcriptional regulator, giving the protein MRARILVVDDELSMREFLSILLDGEGYLVDQAESAEHALSCMADQRYDMVISDVSMPGLNGIELLTRVKAESPDTAVLLITAFTTAEQAVEAMKLGAYDYIGKPFKVEEVKVLVRKALEKQRLVQENIRLKAEVQERFSFSGLIGKSKQMRDVYDLIAKVADSTANVLIAGESGTGKELAARAIHYNSPRKSASFVAVNCGAIPETLIESELFGHTKGAFTGAIADRPGLFEQAEGGTLFLDEIGEVPLLLQAKLLRVLQEREFRRVGGAASLKADVRIVAASNRNLEEQVREGSFREDLFYRLNVVQIRMPSLKERSEDIPALVEHFYKKYSIWSGTGDIITPDAMRVLFNYPFPGNVRELENLVERCVVLGSRVIALDCLPPAVREHRISSPAPDGIGIPEEGMDLQAYLDNLEQKLLVQALDKCGGVKKRAAALLGMTFRSFRYRLAKFGMDEE; this is encoded by the coding sequence GTGCGTGCCAGAATTTTGGTTGTCGATGATGAGCTGAGCATGCGGGAGTTCCTCTCCATCCTGCTGGATGGAGAGGGGTACCTGGTGGACCAGGCTGAAAGTGCGGAGCACGCGCTTTCCTGCATGGCCGATCAGCGTTATGACATGGTGATCTCCGACGTCAGCATGCCGGGACTGAACGGCATTGAGCTGCTTACGCGGGTCAAAGCCGAGTCCCCGGACACGGCGGTGCTGCTGATCACCGCCTTCACCACCGCTGAACAGGCGGTGGAGGCGATGAAGCTTGGGGCCTACGACTACATCGGCAAACCCTTCAAAGTCGAAGAGGTGAAGGTTCTGGTGCGGAAGGCCCTGGAAAAGCAAAGGCTTGTGCAGGAGAACATCCGACTGAAGGCTGAAGTGCAGGAACGCTTCAGCTTCTCTGGGCTCATCGGCAAGAGCAAGCAGATGCGCGACGTCTACGATCTCATCGCCAAGGTCGCCGACAGCACGGCCAACGTCCTTATCGCCGGAGAGAGCGGCACCGGCAAGGAACTGGCGGCGAGGGCCATCCATTACAATTCCCCGCGCAAATCAGCCTCCTTTGTGGCGGTGAACTGCGGCGCGATTCCCGAAACCCTCATCGAGAGCGAGCTGTTTGGCCACACCAAGGGGGCCTTCACCGGCGCCATCGCGGATCGCCCCGGTCTTTTCGAACAGGCAGAGGGGGGCACCCTGTTTCTGGACGAGATAGGTGAGGTCCCTTTGCTGTTGCAGGCGAAGCTTTTGCGTGTACTGCAGGAACGGGAATTCCGTAGAGTCGGGGGCGCCGCTTCGCTCAAAGCCGACGTGCGCATCGTCGCGGCATCGAACCGTAACCTCGAGGAGCAGGTCCGCGAGGGGAGCTTTCGTGAAGACCTCTTCTACCGCCTCAACGTGGTCCAGATTCGTATGCCCTCCCTCAAGGAGAGAAGCGAGGACATCCCGGCGCTGGTCGAGCATTTTTACAAGAAGTACTCCATCTGGTCGGGCACCGGCGACATCATCACCCCTGATGCCATGCGCGTTCTCTTCAACTACCCCTTCCCTGGCAACGTGCGCGAGCTCGAGAACCTGGTGGAGCGCTGCGTCGTGCTCGGCAGCAGGGTGATCGCCCTCGACTGCCTCCCGCCCGCCGTGCGCGAGCACAGGATCTCCTCCCCAGCACCGGACGGGATAGGCATCCCGGAGGAGGGGATGGACCTGCAGGCTTATTTGGACAACCTGGAACAGAAGCTCTTGGTGCAGGCACTGGATAAGTGTGGAGGAGTGAAGAAGCGTGCGGCAGCCTTGCTCGGCATGACCTTCCGTTCCTTCCGCTACCGCCTG
- a CDS encoding two-component system sensor histidine kinase NtrB, whose protein sequence is MIEKKKVFWFILLRLLVVSVFLVTTVYLDIHTYDVSGEVASKVLIRLIGATYLFSLLSLVALRQASSKTTRTLTHLQIVWDLILVTVLILVSGGVTSHYAFLYFLSIISASVLLARSQAYYTASLCVILYGTILDFQYYGKLVPLGLSSHPAQQWGAEYLFYLIFLHCSAFFLTAFLAGHLAERARISESALQEKVIDYEELERLNSCIVSTIDSGLLTINAAGRIRVFNRYAEMLTGISQQDAYDRLVTEVLPGCAGFEATFFESGQGEFQHVGVDGKELLLSYKSVPLLDKDGATVGAIFDLHDLTDIKRMATELKRADRLAALGELSARMAHEIRNPLAAISGSVQLVALRPWVDEKDERLFSIIVRETDRLDGLLRDFLVYAKPATPTKVQLNLHKVITDLCALLDTDPRLEQVAIQNQLPADLAVQFDKDQCSQVFWNLLVNSAEAIEGEGVISIDGARVNCKGHNEVHIRVRDNGSGMSQDAVKQVFEPFFTTKRGGTGLGLATVYRIVETNGGRMSINSTLGKGTTVTLHLPA, encoded by the coding sequence ATGATCGAAAAGAAAAAAGTCTTTTGGTTCATACTGCTAAGGCTGTTGGTGGTATCGGTCTTCCTGGTTACCACCGTTTACCTCGACATACACACCTATGACGTAAGTGGCGAGGTCGCCAGCAAAGTCCTTATCCGGCTGATCGGCGCCACTTACCTCTTTTCGCTTTTGTCGCTAGTGGCGCTGCGCCAGGCGTCCTCCAAGACCACCCGTACCCTGACCCACCTCCAGATCGTCTGGGATCTGATCCTGGTCACCGTTTTGATCCTGGTTTCGGGCGGGGTCACCTCCCATTACGCGTTTCTCTACTTTCTGTCGATAATCAGCGCCAGTGTGCTGTTGGCCCGTTCCCAGGCCTACTACACCGCGTCGTTGTGTGTCATTCTCTACGGCACCATCCTCGATTTCCAGTATTACGGCAAGCTGGTTCCCCTCGGGCTTTCCTCTCACCCCGCCCAGCAGTGGGGCGCCGAGTACCTGTTCTACCTGATCTTCCTCCACTGTTCCGCCTTCTTCCTGACCGCGTTCCTCGCCGGCCACCTCGCCGAGCGTGCCCGGATCTCCGAGAGCGCACTGCAGGAAAAGGTGATCGATTACGAGGAACTGGAGCGCCTGAATAGCTGCATCGTTTCCACCATCGACAGCGGTCTTTTGACCATTAACGCTGCGGGCAGGATCCGCGTTTTCAACCGTTACGCTGAGATGCTCACCGGGATCTCCCAGCAGGACGCCTATGACCGCTTGGTTACCGAGGTGCTTCCCGGTTGCGCTGGGTTCGAAGCCACCTTCTTTGAATCCGGGCAAGGCGAGTTCCAACATGTCGGTGTGGACGGTAAAGAGCTACTGCTGTCGTACAAGTCGGTTCCACTGCTGGACAAGGATGGCGCTACGGTGGGGGCGATTTTCGACCTCCATGACCTGACCGACATCAAGCGGATGGCCACCGAGTTGAAACGTGCCGACCGTTTGGCGGCGCTGGGCGAGCTTTCCGCGCGCATGGCGCACGAGATACGCAACCCGCTGGCAGCCATCAGCGGATCTGTGCAACTGGTCGCCTTGCGGCCCTGGGTGGATGAGAAGGATGAACGGTTGTTCTCGATTATCGTTCGGGAAACCGATCGCCTGGACGGCTTGCTGCGTGATTTCCTGGTCTACGCCAAACCTGCTACCCCCACCAAGGTGCAGCTTAACCTGCACAAGGTGATCACGGACCTCTGTGCGCTGCTGGATACGGATCCGCGCCTGGAGCAGGTCGCCATACAGAACCAGCTTCCCGCTGACTTGGCGGTGCAGTTCGATAAGGACCAATGCTCCCAGGTTTTCTGGAACCTCCTGGTCAACTCCGCGGAAGCCATCGAGGGAGAAGGAGTGATCTCGATTGATGGCGCCCGAGTCAACTGCAAAGGGCACAACGAGGTGCACATTCGGGTCAGAGACAACGGCTCCGGGATGAGTCAGGACGCAGTTAAGCAGGTTTTCGAGCCCTTCTTCACCACCAAGAGGGGGGGCACCGGGCTCGGGCTTGCCACGGTGTACCGCATCGTGGAAACAAATGGCGGCAGGATGTCCATCAACAGCACCTTGGGCAAGGGAACTACGGTGACCCTGCATCTGCCGGCTTAA
- a CDS encoding type II secretion system F family protein, with protein sequence MAKFDWEARSKAGSVQKGVMEAASASMVETQLKRYGFSGITIKEQGKGLSMELKIPGFGGPKKIETKDLVVFTRQFATMIDSGLPLVQCLDILSSQQENKTFKDILVKVKESVESGSTFADALAKHPTAFDQLYVNLVAAGEVGGILDTILARLAAYIEKAMKLKKQVKGAMVYPITIMSIAVIVVGVILVFVIPTFAKMFADFGGELPAPTKFVIALSNFLVKYIVVIIAAMFGIKYGIGKYYNTENGRKVLDAFALKAPIAGPLIRKVSVAKFTRTLGTMISSGVPIMDGLDIVAKTAGNKVVEAAIYNVRQSISEGKTIAEPLAESGVFPPMVVQMISVGEATGAMDAMLNKIADFYDDEVDDAVGALTAMMEPLLMVFLGTTVGGLVIAMYLPIFKLAGAVGG encoded by the coding sequence ATGGCAAAGTTTGATTGGGAAGCAAGAAGCAAGGCGGGCAGCGTCCAAAAGGGCGTCATGGAAGCCGCCAGCGCCTCCATGGTCGAGACGCAGCTTAAGAGATACGGTTTTTCCGGCATCACCATCAAGGAGCAGGGCAAAGGCCTCTCCATGGAGCTGAAGATCCCTGGTTTCGGCGGCCCGAAGAAGATAGAGACCAAGGACCTGGTCGTCTTCACGCGCCAGTTCGCCACCATGATCGACTCGGGCCTGCCGTTGGTGCAGTGTCTGGACATCCTCTCCAGCCAGCAGGAAAACAAGACCTTCAAGGATATCCTGGTAAAGGTCAAGGAAAGCGTGGAAAGCGGCTCCACCTTCGCCGACGCCCTCGCCAAGCACCCCACCGCCTTCGACCAGCTCTACGTCAACCTGGTCGCCGCAGGCGAGGTGGGCGGTATCCTCGATACCATCCTGGCCAGGCTCGCTGCTTATATCGAGAAGGCGATGAAGCTTAAGAAGCAGGTCAAGGGCGCCATGGTCTACCCGATAACCATCATGTCCATCGCCGTGATCGTCGTAGGCGTCATCCTGGTCTTCGTCATTCCGACTTTCGCGAAGATGTTTGCCGATTTCGGCGGCGAGTTGCCGGCACCGACCAAATTCGTCATCGCGCTTTCCAACTTCCTGGTCAAGTACATCGTCGTGATCATTGCAGCCATGTTCGGTATAAAATACGGCATCGGCAAGTACTACAACACGGAAAACGGCAGGAAGGTTCTCGACGCCTTTGCGCTCAAGGCGCCCATTGCCGGGCCGCTGATCCGCAAGGTCTCGGTTGCGAAGTTCACCCGCACTCTGGGGACCATGATCAGCTCCGGCGTTCCCATTATGGATGGCCTGGACATCGTCGCCAAGACCGCCGGGAACAAGGTCGTCGAGGCGGCGATCTACAACGTGCGCCAGTCCATTTCCGAGGGCAAGACCATCGCGGAACCGCTGGCGGAAAGCGGCGTCTTTCCTCCCATGGTGGTGCAGATGATCTCCGTTGGCGAGGCGACCGGCGCCATGGATGCCATGCTCAACAAAATCGCTGATTTCTACGATGACGAGGTCGATGACGCCGTTGGCGCCCTCACCGCCATGATGGAGCCGCTGCTCATGGTGTTTCTCGGCACTACGGTCGGCGGACTGGTCATAGCCATGTATCTTCCGATCTTCAAATTGGCCGGTGCGGTTGGCGGTTAA
- a CDS encoding type IV pilus twitching motility protein PilT — translation MINFHQMLKELVERGGSDLHITTNTSPQIRIDGRLTPMDVPPLTAIETKQLCYSILTDAQKHRFEEENELDLSFGVKGLSRFRGNIFVQRGAVAGVFRVIPYKILTFEELGLPPVVRALCDKPRGLILVTGPTGSGKSTTLASMIDHINVNRHDHIVTVEDPIEYLHPHKGCIVNQREVGADTKSFKHALKYVLRQDPDVVLIGELRDLETIEAALTLAETGHLCFATLHTNSCAQTMNRIIDVFPPYQQTQVRTQLSFVLEGVMSQTLIPKATGSGRALALEVMVPNPAIRNLIREDKVHQIYSQMQVGQEKFGMQTMNQCLMNLLSRRVITVDDALGRSSEPDELKQMLAPGSAASQMRRPPQR, via the coding sequence ATGATCAACTTTCATCAAATGCTCAAGGAACTGGTGGAGAGGGGCGGATCCGACCTCCATATCACCACCAATACCTCCCCGCAGATCCGCATCGACGGTAGACTCACCCCAATGGACGTCCCACCGCTCACCGCGATCGAGACCAAGCAGCTTTGCTACAGCATACTCACCGATGCTCAAAAGCACCGCTTCGAGGAGGAAAACGAGCTGGACCTTTCCTTCGGCGTGAAGGGGCTGTCGCGCTTCAGGGGGAACATCTTCGTGCAGCGGGGCGCCGTCGCCGGCGTCTTCAGGGTCATCCCGTACAAGATTCTCACCTTCGAGGAACTGGGACTTCCCCCCGTGGTCAGGGCCTTGTGCGACAAGCCGCGCGGCCTGATCCTGGTCACCGGTCCTACCGGTTCCGGCAAGTCGACCACGCTCGCCTCCATGATTGATCACATCAACGTGAACCGTCACGACCACATCGTGACCGTCGAGGACCCGATCGAGTACCTGCACCCGCACAAGGGGTGCATCGTGAACCAGCGCGAGGTGGGAGCCGATACCAAGAGCTTCAAGCACGCCCTGAAGTACGTGCTGCGCCAGGACCCGGACGTGGTCCTGATCGGCGAGTTGCGCGACCTGGAGACCATTGAGGCGGCACTGACCCTGGCCGAGACCGGCCACCTCTGCTTCGCCACCCTGCACACCAACTCTTGCGCACAGACCATGAACAGGATCATCGACGTGTTCCCTCCCTACCAGCAGACCCAGGTGAGGACCCAGCTCTCCTTCGTGCTGGAAGGGGTCATGTCTCAGACACTGATCCCGAAGGCTACCGGGTCGGGGCGCGCGCTGGCGCTCGAGGTTATGGTCCCCAACCCCGCCATCAGGAACCTGATCCGCGAGGACAAGGTGCACCAGATCTACTCGCAGATGCAGGTCGGGCAGGAGAAGTTCGGCATGCAGACCATGAACCAGTGCCTGATGAACCTTTTGTCGCGCCGAGTCATTACCGTGGATGACGCCCTGGGCCGCTCGTCCGAACCCGACGAGCTGAAGCAAATGCTCGCCCCGGGTAGCGCGGCTTCACAGATGAGGCGGCCACCGCAGCGATAG
- the pilB gene encoding type IV-A pilus assembly ATPase PilB: protein MHVSRLGELLVTNNLITKEQLKQALAEQKAAGGQLRLGSILVRDGLINEADLTSFLSKQYGVPTINLADYEVDAAVVKIIPAEIAHKYQIVPVNRAGSTLIIAMSDPSNIFAIDDIKFMTGYNVEVVVVAESSIKTAIDRFYDQSASLADVMSDLEMEDLEVIGDEEEIDVGSLERATEDAPVVKLVNLILTDAIKKKASDIHIEPYEKYFRVRYRIDGVLYEVMKPPLKLKNAITSRIKIMSELDIAERRLPQDGRIKIKLGGGKDMDFRVSVLPTLFGEKIVLRLLDKSNLQLDMTKLGYEPEALEHFQREIHKPFGMVLVTGPTGSGKTVSLYSALSELNKVTENISTAEDPVEFNFAGINQVQMHEDIGLNFAAALRAFLRQDPDVIMIGEIRDFETAEIGVKAALTGHLVLSTLHTNDAPSTINRLLNMGIEPFLVASAVNLITAQRLARRVCGECKVVEEVPVQALIDAGVPADQAPSVVCFHGTGCPKCNGTGYKGRVGFYQVMPMLEPIRELILNGANTAEIKRESMRLGVKTMRQSGLTKLMEGVTSFEEVLRVTVADD from the coding sequence ATGCACGTAAGCAGACTGGGTGAACTGCTGGTCACAAACAACCTGATCACCAAGGAACAGCTGAAGCAGGCGCTTGCGGAACAGAAAGCTGCGGGCGGCCAACTGCGTCTGGGCTCTATTCTGGTCAGGGATGGTCTGATCAACGAGGCAGATCTCACCTCGTTTCTCTCCAAGCAATACGGTGTTCCTACTATCAACCTCGCCGACTACGAGGTCGATGCCGCCGTCGTCAAGATCATTCCCGCCGAAATAGCGCACAAGTACCAGATCGTTCCCGTTAACAGGGCCGGGTCCACGCTCATCATCGCCATGAGCGACCCCAGTAACATCTTTGCTATCGACGACATCAAGTTCATGACCGGCTACAACGTGGAAGTGGTCGTGGTGGCCGAGAGCTCCATCAAGACGGCCATCGACAGGTTCTACGACCAGAGCGCCTCTCTGGCCGACGTGATGAGCGACCTGGAGATGGAGGACCTGGAGGTCATCGGCGACGAGGAGGAGATCGATGTCGGCTCCCTGGAGCGCGCTACCGAGGACGCCCCGGTCGTCAAGCTGGTCAACCTCATCCTCACCGACGCGATCAAGAAGAAGGCGTCCGATATTCATATCGAGCCCTACGAGAAATACTTCCGCGTCCGCTACCGCATCGACGGCGTGCTCTACGAGGTGATGAAGCCCCCCCTGAAGCTGAAAAACGCCATCACCTCCCGCATCAAGATCATGAGCGAGCTGGACATCGCCGAGCGGCGCCTGCCCCAGGACGGTCGTATCAAGATCAAACTGGGGGGCGGCAAGGACATGGACTTCCGTGTCTCGGTGCTCCCTACCCTGTTCGGCGAGAAGATCGTCCTGCGTCTTCTGGACAAGAGCAACCTGCAGCTGGACATGACCAAGCTGGGATACGAACCCGAGGCGCTGGAGCACTTCCAGCGTGAGATCCACAAGCCCTTCGGCATGGTGCTGGTTACCGGTCCTACTGGTAGCGGCAAAACGGTTTCGCTCTACTCTGCGCTCTCCGAGCTGAACAAGGTCACCGAGAACATCTCCACCGCCGAGGACCCGGTCGAGTTCAACTTCGCCGGCATCAACCAGGTGCAGATGCACGAGGACATAGGCCTCAACTTCGCGGCTGCCCTGCGTGCCTTCCTGCGCCAGGACCCGGACGTAATCATGATCGGCGAGATCCGTGACTTCGAGACCGCGGAGATCGGCGTCAAGGCTGCCTTGACCGGCCACCTGGTGCTCTCGACCCTGCACACCAACGACGCCCCCTCGACCATCAACCGTCTGCTCAATATGGGCATCGAGCCCTTCCTGGTCGCCTCGGCGGTGAATCTGATCACGGCCCAGCGCCTGGCGCGCCGCGTCTGCGGCGAGTGCAAGGTGGTCGAGGAGGTGCCGGTGCAGGCCCTGATCGACGCCGGCGTACCGGCCGACCAAGCCCCGTCCGTGGTCTGCTTCCACGGCACCGGCTGTCCCAAGTGCAACGGTACCGGCTACAAGGGGAGGGTAGGCTTCTACCAGGTCATGCCGATGCTGGAACCGATCCGCGAGCTGATCCTCAACGGTGCCAACACCGCCGAGATCAAGCGCGAGTCCATGCGCCTGGGGGTCAAGACCATGCGCCAGTCCGGGCTCACCAAGCTCATGGAAGGGGTCACTTCATTCGAGGAAGTTCTGAGGGTTACGGTCGCCGATGACTGA
- a CDS encoding shikimate dehydrogenase, translating into MAITGKTTVTGIIGWPVSHSLSPVLHNGAFQALGLDWIYVPFPVAPERLAEGIAGLKSVGVAGFSVTIPHKVAIIPLLDQVTPEAELIGAVNTVVAREGKLVGYNTDGIGLITALREKLSFDPNGKNVLVLGAGGAARSAVVSLALAGATGITIANRSPDSAAALAHLVAARLTQSRLVTRGLDCLSDAGFMGVFDLVVNTTSVGMAGDSFPGLALSSLQSGACLYDMVYAPPVTPLLAQAGALGIPCANGFAMLVAQGEAAFRIWTGATPPKGCMEGALAALL; encoded by the coding sequence ATGGCGATCACGGGAAAGACCACGGTAACAGGGATCATCGGCTGGCCGGTATCCCATTCGCTTTCGCCGGTGCTGCACAACGGCGCCTTCCAGGCACTGGGCCTGGACTGGATCTACGTCCCGTTCCCGGTGGCGCCCGAGCGGCTCGCCGAAGGGATCGCCGGGCTCAAGTCGGTCGGTGTGGCCGGCTTCAGCGTCACCATTCCGCACAAGGTCGCCATTATCCCGCTGCTGGACCAGGTGACCCCGGAGGCGGAGCTGATCGGTGCGGTCAACACCGTGGTGGCGCGGGAAGGAAAGCTAGTCGGGTACAACACCGACGGTATCGGCCTCATCACCGCGCTGCGCGAGAAGCTTTCCTTCGACCCGAACGGAAAGAACGTACTGGTGCTCGGGGCAGGGGGCGCTGCCCGCAGCGCCGTGGTGTCGCTGGCCTTGGCCGGGGCAACCGGGATCACCATCGCCAACCGCTCGCCCGACTCGGCTGCGGCACTGGCGCACCTGGTCGCGGCGCGCCTGACGCAGAGCCGGTTGGTTACTCGCGGTCTCGATTGCCTATCCGATGCAGGCTTCATGGGCGTATTCGACCTCGTAGTCAACACCACCTCGGTGGGGATGGCAGGTGACTCTTTCCCAGGGCTCGCGCTCTCGTCCTTGCAGTCTGGGGCATGCCTTTACGACATGGTTTACGCCCCCCCGGTCACGCCGCTGCTGGCCCAGGCCGGGGCGCTAGGAATCCCCTGCGCCAATGGCTTCGCCATGCTGGTGGCACAGGGGGAGGCGGCGTTCCGGATCTGGACCGGGGCCACTCCGCCCAAGGGGTGCATGGAGGGGGCTCTGGCGGCGCTGCTGTAG